Proteins found in one Cheilinus undulatus linkage group 9, ASM1832078v1, whole genome shotgun sequence genomic segment:
- the tspan18b gene encoding tetraspanin-18b yields the protein MGQGEASARGTTMEGDCLSCIKYLMFVFNFLIFLGGSFLLGVGVWVLVDPTGFREIVAANPLLFTGVYIILGMGGMLFLLGFLGCCGAIRENKCLLLFFFMLILLIFLAELAAAILAFIFREHLTREYFTKELKRHYQGYNNTDVFTSTWNAIMTTFDCCGVNSPEDFKDSLFRVINQNQVVPEACCQRASQTGEVAFINQEPCLSGNMMLRHNKGCYSAVVDYFELYIYVAGALAIVVLTIELFAMVFAMCLFRGIQ from the exons GGGCAGGGAGAGGCTTCAGCGCGGGGGACGACCATGGAGGGCGACTGTCTCAGCTGCATCAAGTACCTCATGTTTGTCTTCAATTTCCTCATCTTT CTGGGGGGCTCTTTCCTCCTGGGAGTGGGAGTGTGGGTCCTGGTGGACCCCACAGGCTTCAGGGAAATAGTAGCAGCAAATCCCTTGCTGTTCACTGGGGTCTACATTATCCTGGGGATGGGAGGCATGCTCTTCCTGCTGGGCTTCCTGGGCTGCTGCGGAGCCATTCGCGAAAACAAGTGTCTGCTCCTTTTT tTCTTCATgctcatcctcctcatcttcttAGCAGAGCTGGCTGCTGCCATCCTGGCCTTTATATTCCGGGAGCAT CTGACCAGAGAGTACTTCACCAAGGAGCTGAAGAGACACTATCAGGGCTACAACAACACTGACGTCTTCACCTCCACATGGAACGCCATCATGACTACA TTTGACTGCTGTGGGGTGAACAGCCCCGAGGATTTTAAGGACAGCTTGTTCAGGGTGATCAACCAGAATCAGGTGGTGCCAGAAGCCTGCTGCCAGCGTGCCAGTCAGACCGGGGAGGTGGCCTTTATCAACCAGGAGCCGTGCTTATCAGGAAATATGATGTTGCGCCATAACAAG GGCTGCTACTCTGCAGTCGTCGACTACTTTGAACTGTACATCTATGTGGCTGGAGCTCTAGCCATCGTGGTGCTGACCATTGAG cTCTTCGCCATGGTCTTTGCAATGTGTCTCTTCAGGGGAATCCAGTAG